The DNA segment CCCACACGCTCCAGCACACGCGCGTCGAAGCCCAGCCGAAAGTACTCCGCGCGACGGCTATCGGCACGGAACCGCTCCACGTAATGCGGCAGGGAGCTCAAGAGCAGGTCATAGCCACGCAGATCCAGCCCCGGGCGCAGGGGATAGGCCGTCTGCCCCACAACGAAGACGCCCCGCCGCCTGCAGTGAGCCAGCAGTGCAGGATCCGGGTAATTCACGTCCTGAACGTAGAGCACGTCCGGCCGGTAATACTCCACCTGGGCATGGAGCGCCTTCTGCACCCAACGCGACCACCGCCCCGTCGCCTGGCACAACTGGCTCTCCAGCCACAGAGCGCGCGCGTGCTCCCGCGCCCACCGCCGCTGCAGCGGGCGGCAGTTCACTACCACCTCCGTGGCCTCCTGCCCCAGCTCGCTGAGCGCCACCGAGTAATAGTCCGCTGTGCCGAACAACTCGTCCATCAGCGCCCGCCACTGCTCGGCATAGGGGCGGCGGCTCAGATCGCGACGCTCGCTGTAGAACGAGTCCAGGAACCCCGGATTATAGGTGTCGACGATGAGGAATCTCATCGAGTGTCCCACTCAGAACCACTGGGGCCACTGGGGACCGAGGGCTACTGCTAAATCGGAGGGAAAAAGGCGGAGACCTCCACCGTGGCCAGCGGCCCTCGCATGTATTTTTCCTTCTTCCACTGCGATTCCTGCCCCACCCGCAAGACACGCCGCAAACGTGAACCGAATCTGCTCCCTGAGCCCGTTCCACCCAGATCAGGAATATTTGGCCGCGTTTTCTGCCACCGCGGCTGCCCGCTGCTGCGCCTCAAAAAGCACACATGGAGACAACGGTAAAAGGAGTCCTCGAAGCTTGCCTGAGAATAAAGCAAGAGACGACGGCTGGCGTCGTAGCCCCGCCTGAAGATAGGCCGCCCCCCTGCCATCCGCTCCCCCGGCCACCCCTCCCAACCACTTATCGCTCGGAAGTTGTAAAGCTTGGTCATGCTGCGGCAGGGAGGCGCCAGATACCCGCGCGCGGTCCGCCGCTGCACATCCAGCTCCACGCAGTTCAGGACATTGCCGAACACTTGCCACCAATCGGCAAAGGCGCCAGCCATAAGCTCCGCCCGCAGCCGCCGCAACCCC comes from the Gemmatimonadota bacterium genome and includes:
- a CDS encoding glycosyltransferase family 1 protein, encoding MRFLIVDTYNPGFLDSFYSERRDLSRRPYAEQWRALMDELFGTADYYSVALSELGQEATEVVVNCRPLQRRWAREHARALWLESQLCQATGRWSRWVQKALHAQVEYYRPDVLYVQDVNYPDPALLAHCRRRGVFVVGQTAYPLRPGLDLRGYDLLLSSLPHYVERFRADSRRAEYFRLGFDARVLERVGTAAPRFGAVFVGGYSAAHCDGTALLEDIARRVPVDFWGYGAYELRLDSPVRERFHGEVWGVDMYRVLAQARVALNRHIDLAGRYANNMRLYEATGVGACLVTDRKHNLAELFEPDREVVVYGSAAECAEKVGYLLEHEAERCAVARAGQTRTLREHTYRQRMEELLEIVARCV
- a CDS encoding glycosyltransferase family 2 protein; its protein translation is MGISLVRNEDVYIDCVLRNIVEFCDRIIVADHQSTDATPLILEQLALECPKIEVVRVENPSESHDLVSGYIGSDTWVFGVDGDEIYDPKGLRRLRAELMAGAFADWWQVFGNVLNCVELDVQRRTARGYLAPPCRSMTKLYNFRAISGWEGWPGERMAGGRPIFRRGYDASRRLLLYSQASFEDSFYRCLHVCFLRRSSGQPRWQKTRPNIPDLGGTGSGSRFGSRLRRVLRVGQESQWKKEKYMRGPLATVEVSAFFPPI